A genomic stretch from Chitinophaga agri includes:
- a CDS encoding RagB/SusD family nutrient uptake outer membrane protein, whose translation MRKIFSYILLTASLTACSSILDKTDLTGIDERTWDHESTATLYLNRIYDLAMPTWPNLSGAATLPTAIHDVSDDYNGGDQKIWYGTLSVDNVNDFFGGNASNNVWAYIRKTNILLTEIEKGTLPQDVKTRLKAQAYFLRGWMYFQLVKLYGGVPYISHPQDWVTENLFVTRNKTSECIDSIARDFDMATSLPATWGSSDRGRITRGAALGVKGRMLLYWASPQFNPDNDQQRWERAYKANKAAYDTLVLDGYGLFSNFANIWFEEATGNKEVIMLRSFDGATKASTFDDAARPNSESNGGGGAYQPTWDFVKAFPTIDGLPITDPNSGYDPVYYWKNRDPRFDATIAYNGAIWPLSNKSGRKQWIYAGVTDDKSKPNTTGFYCRKNVNPSIIKDNTKLGKTDWIEMRFAEVMLNLAECANATGRTQEAYDMLTAIRKRAGIRPGEGSLYGLKPGMSKEEMFEAIMNERRIELAFEGKRYDDLRRNKLFDRLNGKKRTILKIAVKAPYTVADLEKTDATGIPLRDKLDINGADYTTYFTVTEDVLDTQKPINYPSTYYFYAIPTSNITRNPSLVQTIGWGNGTFNPLD comes from the coding sequence ATGCGAAAAATATTCAGCTATATATTACTTACCGCCAGTCTTACCGCCTGTTCAAGTATTCTCGACAAGACGGACCTGACGGGTATCGACGAACGTACCTGGGATCATGAGTCAACTGCGACACTTTATCTCAACAGGATATATGACCTGGCCATGCCTACCTGGCCCAATCTCTCCGGAGCAGCCACCCTGCCAACTGCTATTCATGATGTATCTGATGACTATAATGGCGGTGATCAGAAGATCTGGTATGGTACGCTTTCTGTGGATAATGTCAATGACTTTTTTGGAGGTAACGCTTCCAACAACGTATGGGCGTACATCCGCAAAACCAATATCCTGCTGACTGAAATAGAAAAAGGTACATTACCGCAGGATGTTAAAACCCGGCTAAAAGCACAGGCTTACTTTCTGAGAGGCTGGATGTATTTCCAGCTGGTAAAACTGTACGGTGGGGTGCCTTATATCAGTCATCCGCAGGACTGGGTAACCGAGAACCTGTTCGTTACCAGGAATAAAACGTCCGAATGTATCGATTCTATTGCCCGTGATTTTGATATGGCTACTTCGTTACCTGCTACATGGGGCAGTTCAGACAGAGGACGTATCACCCGTGGGGCTGCATTGGGTGTAAAAGGCCGTATGCTGTTATATTGGGCAAGCCCGCAGTTTAACCCTGACAATGATCAGCAACGCTGGGAAAGGGCTTATAAAGCTAATAAAGCGGCTTATGATACACTGGTGCTTGATGGGTATGGACTGTTCTCCAACTTTGCCAATATCTGGTTTGAAGAGGCTACAGGCAATAAAGAAGTGATCATGCTGCGTTCTTTTGATGGTGCAACAAAAGCCAGCACCTTTGATGACGCTGCCCGTCCGAATTCAGAGTCTAATGGTGGTGGCGGTGCTTACCAGCCTACCTGGGATTTCGTGAAAGCTTTCCCTACTATTGATGGCCTGCCGATCACCGATCCTAATTCAGGATACGACCCTGTATATTACTGGAAGAACCGTGATCCGCGTTTTGATGCTACTATCGCCTATAATGGTGCTATCTGGCCACTTAGTAATAAATCGGGCCGTAAACAATGGATATATGCCGGAGTGACCGACGATAAGAGTAAGCCTAATACCACCGGATTCTACTGTCGTAAAAATGTGAACCCATCCATTATTAAGGATAATACCAAACTTGGTAAAACAGACTGGATCGAAATGCGTTTTGCAGAAGTGATGCTGAACCTGGCAGAGTGTGCCAATGCTACGGGTCGTACCCAGGAAGCATATGATATGCTGACCGCTATCCGTAAGAGGGCAGGTATTCGCCCGGGCGAAGGAAGCCTATACGGCCTGAAGCCAGGCATGTCCAAAGAGGAAATGTTTGAGGCGATCATGAATGAACGTCGTATAGAACTGGCATTTGAAGGGAAACGTTATGACGACCTGCGCCGTAATAAGCTGTTTGACAGGCTGAATGGAAAGAAACGCACTATTCTGAAAATCGCTGTTAAAGCGCCTTATACAGTGGCCGATCTGGAAAAGACGGACGCGACGGGCATACCATTACGTGATAAACTCGATATTAACGGAGCAGATTATACTACGTATTTTACGGTGACGGAAGATGTGTTGGATACACAGAAGCCAATCAACTATCCGTCCACTTATTATTTTTACGCCATTCCTACCAGTAATATCACGAGAAACCCGAGTCTGGTACAGACAATAGGCTGGGGAAATGGCACTTTCAATCCGTTAGATTAA
- a CDS encoding DUF3826 domain-containing protein, with protein MKHYLAGTLLIATLGAAQGAFAQYPTIPKAVQHVSDSLLDEAKKHSDEAWEKALPIVKEQARQGKPYIPFASRPTDLPQAQIPAFPGAEGGGAYTFGGRGGKIYVVTSLADSGPGTLREACEAGGARTILFNVAGIIHLKTPIILMAPYITIAGQTAPGDGVCVAGESFWINTHDVVIRYMRFRRGETNVGRRDDALGGNPIGNIIIDHCSTSWGLDENISLYRHMYNPGTGYADEKLPTVNITIQNTISSEALDTYNHAFGSTLGGENCSFMRNLWACNAGRNPSIGWFSIFNFVNNVVFNWKHRTVDGGDYRSQFNIVNNYFKPGPITPTDDPVGHRILKPESGRSKLKYREFGRAYVNGNIMEGYPKVTADNWDGGVQIEDMDNAGEYEKDMRVNSPLPMPRMMVMSAKDAYQYVLDNAGATLPVRDAVDARVVEQVRTGKIQYKDNMASKVGSEYIKRRLGEDSYKQGIIYDIAQVGGYPEYKGKPYKDSDGDGIPDEWETRHKMNPKDAGDAIADSNGDGYTNIEDFLNDIRGDKKSYQMIVTERAAKIVSTLDIHDAGKSLKVQDMIAQQYVDLHDLDEKKDTVKVRQLHDRYLSNLSSVLSTEQVTRVKDGMTYGILQITYNAYLDMLPQLNKQQQQQIMVWLEEAREKAMDAGTSEQKHAWFGKYKGRINNYLSAAGIDMKKAEAEWKKRRNG; from the coding sequence ATGAAACATTATCTCGCCGGAACATTGCTGATTGCCACACTGGGGGCCGCGCAGGGAGCATTTGCCCAGTATCCGACCATACCAAAGGCTGTACAGCATGTCAGTGATTCGTTGTTGGATGAAGCTAAAAAACATTCAGATGAGGCATGGGAAAAAGCATTGCCTATCGTGAAGGAACAGGCCCGTCAGGGAAAACCGTACATTCCATTTGCCTCCAGACCTACCGATCTGCCACAGGCACAGATACCTGCCTTTCCTGGTGCGGAAGGTGGTGGTGCCTACACCTTCGGTGGAAGAGGCGGAAAGATCTATGTAGTGACCAGTCTGGCCGACAGCGGTCCGGGTACTTTACGTGAGGCTTGTGAAGCAGGTGGTGCCCGTACGATCCTGTTCAACGTAGCTGGTATTATTCATCTGAAAACGCCTATCATTCTGATGGCGCCTTACATCACCATTGCCGGGCAGACGGCTCCGGGCGATGGTGTCTGTGTAGCCGGAGAATCTTTCTGGATCAATACTCATGACGTGGTGATCCGCTACATGCGTTTCCGCCGTGGTGAAACGAATGTAGGTCGCCGGGATGATGCATTGGGAGGTAATCCTATCGGTAATATCATTATCGATCACTGCTCTACCAGCTGGGGATTGGATGAGAATATCTCTCTTTACCGTCACATGTACAACCCTGGAACTGGCTATGCAGACGAGAAACTGCCTACTGTAAATATCACCATTCAGAATACAATTTCATCAGAAGCGCTGGATACCTATAATCATGCTTTTGGTAGTACACTGGGAGGCGAGAACTGCTCCTTTATGCGTAACCTGTGGGCATGTAACGCTGGTCGTAATCCGTCTATCGGATGGTTCAGCATATTCAACTTTGTGAATAATGTCGTGTTCAACTGGAAGCACCGTACCGTAGATGGAGGTGATTATCGCTCACAGTTCAATATTGTAAATAACTATTTCAAACCAGGTCCTATCACACCGACAGATGATCCGGTTGGACATAGAATACTCAAACCTGAATCGGGTCGTAGTAAACTGAAATACCGTGAGTTTGGCCGTGCTTATGTAAATGGCAATATCATGGAAGGCTACCCTAAAGTGACTGCTGACAACTGGGACGGTGGTGTACAGATCGAAGATATGGACAACGCCGGCGAATATGAAAAAGACATGCGTGTAAACAGTCCGCTGCCAATGCCGCGCATGATGGTAATGTCCGCAAAAGATGCTTATCAGTACGTGCTGGATAATGCCGGTGCTACACTGCCTGTACGCGATGCGGTGGATGCCAGGGTTGTAGAACAGGTAAGAACAGGCAAGATCCAGTATAAAGATAATATGGCCTCAAAAGTGGGGAGTGAGTACATCAAACGCCGTTTGGGAGAAGACTCCTACAAACAGGGTATCATTTATGATATCGCGCAGGTAGGTGGTTATCCGGAATATAAGGGCAAACCTTACAAAGACAGCGATGGTGATGGTATTCCTGATGAGTGGGAAACACGTCACAAGATGAACCCGAAAGATGCGGGTGATGCTATCGCTGATAGTAACGGAGATGGTTACACAAATATTGAAGATTTCCTGAACGATATCAGGGGCGATAAGAAGAGTTACCAGATGATCGTTACCGAGAGAGCCGCTAAAATTGTATCTACGCTGGATATCCATGATGCCGGTAAGTCATTGAAAGTGCAGGATATGATCGCACAACAATATGTTGATCTGCATGACCTCGATGAAAAAAAAGATACCGTGAAGGTACGTCAGCTGCATGACCGTTATCTCTCCAACCTGTCATCTGTATTGTCAACAGAGCAGGTGACCCGTGTAAAGGACGGCATGACCTATGGTATTCTGCAGATCACTTACAATGCCTATCTCGATATGCTGCCACAGCTGAATAAACAGCAGCAACAGCAGATCATGGTGTGGCTGGAAGAAGCACGTGAGAAAGCAATGGATGCCGGAACATCAGAGCAGAAACATGCCTGGTTCGGTAAGTATAAAGGTCGTATAAACAATTACCTGTCAGCAGCAGGCATTGATATGAAAAAGGCGGAAGCCGAATGGAAGAAACGCAGGAATGGGTAA
- a CDS encoding DUF6298 domain-containing protein yields MGKRLLTIWIACSLPLLAGAQAKKPKAPLPPVSWERGQLVYQPDEKGNRVPDFSWCGYMAGEKTLPLAPVRVRVLAMQGDATATIQAALDHVASLPLKDGLRGAVLLDKGTFEISGSLRINTSGVVLRGSGDSTVLLATGYSRATLIHVNGRNDKQLSPAVKITDAYVPVNSTVLHVPAGTGFREGDDVEIVRPCTLSWIQQLGTAHFGGGITALGWKPGDREIHWSRKISQAEGNTITLDVPLTNALDTVDGTATIAVYKCPGRIAQAGVENLRCRSMYDVANPKDEDHCWTAIAIENTMDAWVRQVNFEHFAGSAVAVLETARRVTVEDCISTSPVSETGGQRRYTFFTSGQQTLFQRNYAQYGYHDFAAGFCAAGPNAFVQCMSDMPYSYSGAIDSWASGLLLDNVVVNGQALGFPNRGQDGQGAGWTAANSVLWQCAAARIDCYRPPGASNWAFGAWAQFSGDGEWFASNEYIQPRSLYYAQLAARLGDKVTERAYLLPAPGDASSSPTAAVAAELSRQAVHPATTLQEWIKRAAQRTPVAGSADGARIQHVIKPAQLSPVAGMKIVNGWLVNNGSVMTGERRDVSWWRGNIRPDGVQEASPHITRYVPGRTGTGLTDDLDSVSAWMSRKHIVAIDHNYGLWYERRRDDHERVLRMDGDVWPPFYEQPFARSGQGIAWDGLSKYDLTKYNRWYWWRLQQFADHADRQGQVLIHQQYFQHNIIEAGAHYADFPWRPANNVNNTGFPEPPPYAGGKRIFMSEQFYDTTNTIRNQLHRAYIRQCLDNFSNNHNVIQLIGAEFTGPLHFVDFWTDVISNWEKEKQQHPVIGLSTTKDVQDALLQDAQRAGVIDLIDIRYWHYQENGTAYAPQGGLHLAPRQHARLLKPKRSNEKEVYRAVREYRDKYPGKAVMYSADSYDKYGWAVFMAGGSLASIPSIADPGFLSAAAGMHPADIPGLWALTNDHGDYIIYTGGAATIDIPGITTAFNAVWVDAANGKTLVSKKNIKAGTGHAIKAPQSGALVLWLVRK; encoded by the coding sequence ATGGGTAAAAGACTATTAACAATATGGATCGCTTGCAGCCTGCCTTTGCTGGCAGGCGCGCAGGCAAAGAAGCCGAAAGCACCTTTGCCCCCTGTATCATGGGAGAGAGGTCAGCTGGTGTACCAGCCGGATGAAAAAGGAAACCGTGTTCCCGATTTTTCCTGGTGTGGGTATATGGCCGGCGAAAAGACATTACCCCTGGCCCCCGTGCGGGTCAGGGTATTGGCTATGCAAGGGGACGCTACGGCTACTATACAGGCTGCACTCGATCATGTGGCCTCGCTGCCATTAAAGGATGGTCTACGTGGTGCCGTATTGCTGGATAAGGGCACTTTTGAAATCAGTGGTAGTCTGCGGATCAATACCTCGGGTGTAGTGCTGAGAGGAAGTGGCGATAGTACGGTACTATTGGCCACAGGATATAGTCGTGCGACACTCATTCACGTGAATGGTCGTAATGACAAACAGTTGTCTCCGGCTGTTAAGATCACAGATGCATATGTGCCTGTGAATAGTACGGTGTTACATGTGCCGGCAGGAACAGGATTCAGGGAGGGGGACGATGTAGAAATCGTTCGCCCCTGTACACTGTCCTGGATACAACAACTGGGTACGGCCCATTTCGGAGGTGGCATTACAGCGCTTGGCTGGAAACCGGGAGACAGAGAGATACACTGGTCACGTAAGATCAGTCAGGCAGAAGGGAACACCATCACCCTGGATGTTCCTCTAACAAACGCATTGGATACAGTTGATGGTACTGCTACCATTGCTGTGTATAAATGCCCGGGACGCATCGCACAGGCAGGAGTAGAAAATCTGCGTTGTCGTTCTATGTATGATGTAGCCAATCCTAAAGATGAAGATCACTGCTGGACGGCTATTGCTATTGAGAATACGATGGATGCATGGGTGAGACAGGTGAATTTTGAACACTTTGCCGGTTCTGCAGTAGCGGTACTGGAAACAGCCCGCCGCGTCACAGTGGAAGACTGTATATCTACGTCTCCGGTATCAGAAACAGGGGGACAGCGCCGGTATACATTTTTTACTTCCGGACAACAGACGCTATTCCAGCGTAACTACGCACAATATGGTTATCATGATTTTGCCGCCGGCTTTTGCGCAGCAGGCCCTAATGCTTTTGTACAGTGTATGTCTGATATGCCGTACAGTTACAGTGGGGCGATTGACAGCTGGGCTTCCGGACTACTCCTGGATAACGTAGTTGTCAATGGGCAGGCACTCGGTTTTCCCAACCGTGGTCAGGATGGACAAGGTGCAGGATGGACTGCCGCTAATAGCGTCCTCTGGCAATGTGCCGCTGCAAGAATAGACTGTTATCGTCCACCCGGGGCAAGTAACTGGGCATTTGGTGCCTGGGCACAGTTCTCCGGCGATGGAGAATGGTTTGCCTCGAACGAATATATCCAGCCACGTAGTCTTTATTACGCACAACTGGCTGCAAGGTTGGGCGATAAAGTTACTGAACGTGCCTACCTCTTACCAGCACCCGGAGACGCTTCCAGTAGTCCCACAGCTGCTGTTGCTGCGGAACTCTCCCGACAGGCTGTACACCCCGCCACCACCTTACAGGAATGGATTAAAAGGGCCGCACAGCGTACGCCTGTTGCCGGTAGCGCCGACGGTGCCCGCATACAGCATGTAATAAAGCCTGCGCAGTTATCGCCCGTAGCAGGAATGAAGATTGTGAATGGCTGGCTGGTGAATAATGGTAGCGTAATGACCGGTGAAAGAAGGGATGTCTCCTGGTGGAGAGGTAATATCAGACCTGATGGTGTGCAGGAAGCTTCGCCGCATATCACCCGGTATGTACCAGGAAGGACAGGTACAGGTCTGACCGATGATCTTGATTCCGTATCTGCCTGGATGAGTCGCAAACACATCGTAGCCATTGATCATAACTATGGGCTATGGTATGAAAGGCGCCGGGATGATCATGAACGTGTATTACGAATGGATGGCGATGTATGGCCTCCTTTTTATGAGCAGCCCTTTGCCCGTAGCGGTCAGGGTATTGCCTGGGATGGATTGAGCAAATACGATCTTACAAAATACAACCGCTGGTACTGGTGGCGGCTACAGCAATTTGCTGATCATGCTGACCGGCAGGGACAGGTGCTGATACATCAGCAGTACTTCCAGCACAATATCATTGAGGCAGGGGCACATTACGCTGATTTTCCATGGAGACCAGCTAATAATGTGAATAATACCGGTTTCCCGGAACCGCCTCCCTACGCAGGTGGCAAACGCATCTTTATGTCGGAGCAGTTCTATGATACAACTAATACCATCAGAAATCAACTGCATCGCGCATATATCCGTCAGTGCCTGGACAACTTCAGTAATAATCATAATGTCATTCAGCTGATTGGTGCAGAGTTTACAGGACCCTTGCATTTCGTGGATTTCTGGACAGACGTGATCAGCAACTGGGAGAAAGAAAAACAACAACATCCTGTAATAGGGCTCAGCACCACCAAAGATGTGCAGGATGCTTTACTGCAGGACGCACAGCGTGCAGGGGTAATAGACCTGATTGATATCCGTTACTGGCACTATCAGGAAAATGGAACAGCTTATGCTCCGCAGGGAGGCCTGCATCTGGCCCCTCGTCAGCATGCCCGTTTGCTGAAACCGAAACGTAGCAATGAGAAAGAAGTGTATCGCGCAGTACGTGAGTACCGGGATAAATACCCTGGTAAAGCGGTGATGTATTCTGCCGATAGTTACGATAAATACGGCTGGGCTGTATTCATGGCAGGAGGTTCTCTTGCCAGTATTCCATCCATAGCTGATCCCGGTTTTCTGTCTGCCGCTGCTGGCATGCACCCGGCAGACATACCGGGATTATGGGCACTTACCAACGACCACGGAGACTATATCATTTATACAGGTGGCGCTGCCACTATAGACATTCCCGGCATCACAACGGCTTTTAATGCAGTATGGGTTGATGCCGCAAATGGTAAGACACTGGTGAGTAAGAAAAATATTAAAGCCGGTACCGGGCATGCGATAAAGGCTCCTCAATCAGGAGCACTGGTACTCTGGCTCGTACGCAAATAA